The sequence CTCCTTATCCAGACGCCAAGCCCTGAGTCCAAAAGCCCACGATTCCTCGGTACCGTCTCTGAGTCTTCACTCCTGCACTGATCAGTCACGGGCAAAGTGTCTTTGAACGAGCCTCAGTGCTCACATTTGTAAACTGGGGCTACGCCAACCAAGAGCTAAATCTAACCAAGGAACTCAGAGAGGGGAAAGCCAAGATGACAGGACTAGAGGTGAGCAATGCTTCCAAATTAACCCAGAACTGGGACCAAGCATCCAACGGAAGGGAGGTGGCAGTACATGTGCAGATTCTGGACCTTGGCATTACAAAACCAGCCCAACCCAACAGCAGAATGTTGGGCGTGGGCACGGAAGAGAGTGTGAAGGACTTTTTCCCCATCCTTCATAATAGGGAAAAATAGAGCTAAGAGCGAAACatgtaatttaagaaaataaatgaccttCAACCTCTTAATGTTCTTCACAATCTTGGGGGCGGGGGTCTTGCAGGAAATATCTCTTGTGGTAACAAAACAAAGTTAGCAACTGCTCTTATTCActtaaattcttttccttttgttaaatcCAAGCATAAAGAAGctccatatattttattttaaaatttagaatgtATAGTGTGATCCCACTTTATAAAATtgcatcttttctttccttccttccttctaccctcccttccttccttctctcctcccttccttccttctctcctgcctcctgccatATAACTAGAAAGATACTTGGGATGATGTTGCCTAATATTAATCCTGGGTATTTGGGGTACTAGAatttacagagatttcccaccaCCCTGCCGCCATTTTTGCAGCATTTTGCTGTATAGCTTGAATTCTTTATGAAAGCATTTAGCATTTTTAATGagggaaataaaatcattttccaaaaaattaataaCACGTATTTTTGTAGGGTTTTTGTGAGCATCAAGTAAGATGACCAGGAAAGCCCCTGGCAGAGTGTGGCAAGCAGAATTCTGAAAGGACCCCAACCTCCCTGCCCTGTGAGGGACATGCCCTGTGCTTGCTGCTCCTACCTGGAAGGAAGGTCGTTTCCTTCCGTTTGGCAAGtttctattcatccttcaaaacctaCTGCAATGGGAAGCATTTCCTGACACCTCCCCCATTAATCAGACCCTCTCTCGGGACACACAGAGTCTGAGAGTGACAGCCCAGTCAGACATAGGACAGGGCTGGAGTGCCTTCACACAGCAGCAGTGTCCAGGGGGAGTGTTCAGAGACAGCCCAGCTTCCTCTTTGCTGACCTTTGTCTTCAGGCTTCCCTTCATCCGCTATCTCCCCCGTATCTTTCCaacaattgtttttatttaaattggcAAATTCAGTTTGTGCAGCCCGCAACTCAAGGATCCAGCTACTGCCCCGTGTCGGTTGAGTTCCAGGCTCATAAAGGTGTGGGGAAGAGTCTCAGTTACGCTCAGGGTCATTCGAAGCGGCTCGCCTTCCCCCAGTCCAGCCTTCCGAAGCACGGGGGCTGGAGCAGACAGGGTGCAGCCTCGCTCTGAGGTGTCTCGGGCTGGAGGGCAGGGCGAGCACAGCCCGTTCTTGTTTGCCAAGGAGCCCTGCCCGTGTCACGGAGAGGAAACGGCCCGGGGCGTCTAGGCGACCTGCTGGAAGCCGCGCagccagagagaagcagagggccAGGTCACCTGCAGACACGCCCGCCCCTGCGGTCCTCTGCGATCCCCAGAGGACGCAGCCCGGGGCTCTCCTCTGCGTGCACACTCTGCTGAGCTCCGCACGTGCTCCCCGGCCCCCTCGTGCTCCCAGCAGCCCCGGGAGAGCGGGATCAGCAGCAGCTTCATTTTGCATATGGAGAGGCTGAGACTCAGAGGGGAGAGGCCCGCCCCAAGGTCATCCAGTCGCGATGTGGGGGCTTGGACGCGACGCCAAGGGCTCCAGATGCTCGAGCCCGGGGCCCTCCCTCAGCCTCCGCGATGACGGAAACCCTGAGAGAGGCCCGTGGGGTCGTGTGGGAGAGACTCCCCCAGGGCAGGCCGGTGGGTGACGGGTTGGCAGGTGCAGGGGCGCTTGGTAGGTGACTGAAGAAGGGAGCGAGGCGGGCCTGGTGGAGCCGAGCTGTGCCGGACACAACCCGAAGCTACAAACGACCAAGCAGCGAGGCCAGGCGACCGGGCGAATCTACCCTAAAAGCCCGCTGAAACAGGCGAAGCAGGTGGGCCAAGCGCCGCGGAGCGGGGCCGAGTGGAGCCGAACGGAACCGGGCGGGGACGAACGGGGCCGAGTGAAGCCGAGTGGAACCGAACACGGCCGAGCGGAAGCGAGCGGGGCCGAGCCGGTGGGCCGAGTGGAGCCGAGCGGAGCCGAGCGGGCGGGCCGAGCGGGCGGGCTCTGCAGAGGCCGTAGGAGCGTGTGGCCGTGAGGCTGCCCTGGATGTTCTACGGTGCGTCGCCTCTGGACTCGCCCTTCCACACCAGCTGGAAAGCAGGGCGCTTGGTTTCCCGAACCTGTGAAGTAGCCTCAAGAGTCTTTTCCTGTgggggcctcagtctccccatttgTACAGTAGGAcagtggagggaggcaggggacgCCAGCGAGCGCAGTCTTTCTGAAGCCCTCCccttgtgggggggggggaggcgacTTCGGTCTCCCAGTGAGACTGGATGTTACTTCTCCCGCGGGAGTCCCCCGAGCTGGTTCCCTTGGGAGGGGTCCGGGGACGTCGCTTGCAGGACTCGGCTTTTCTGGAGCGTAATTGTCCCTCGCGTGATTCAGAGCGTTTTCCTGGCCCCTGCGTGGCGGATGCTGCACCCCGGGGGGCCCATAGGGTCAGTGTGCGACCCAGCGGACGGTGGTGGGCCCTGGTCCCGAGTCCGCGTTTCCCAGGAAGCGGCGGGGGCTTCCCGGCCGGGCAGCGGAGGAGCCGTCCGCGGGGGCGGCCGCTCAGGGCCTCCCGGCGTCGCCGGAGGATGCGGCCGGTGCTGCCGCTCGGCCACGACGCCCGGCCCCTCCCTGTGCGCGGACGGCGCCCGGGACGCACGGGGGCTGCCCCGTCAGACTGTCGTGAAGTCCCTGACACGGGCAAGGGGCGCCTTTCAACTTGTGACAGAAGCGGGCGCGGCTCCGGCGGGGGATGGGGCCGTGCGGCGGCAGCACCGGCCCCGCGTGTTCCAGGAGGGCGGCTCCTCCGCGGCCTCGGGACTCGGGCGGCGAGCGCGGCGTCGGACCCGCCTCCCTGCGGCGGAGCCGCTCTGGACGCGCTGGCTCGCCCCGGGGGCCGTCCGCCCCTCGGAGCCcccggcccccccacccccagttgcACCTCCCCTGCGTCCCCGATTTAAGGAGCGCCTGCCTTCGCCCCTCTCCCCCGCGGCTGTGCGCCCCTGCGCCCCTCTGCTCCGCTGCTGATCTCCATCCTAGACACGAGATGGCGCCAGCGCTGTCCTCTAGGTTTCCTCGTGGCCGCTGGGTGCCGGGGACCTGCAAGCTGGCTTTTGTACCTTTCAGAGAGCAGGCTGTGTGTTTTTAGTACAACGCTCCGTGAGTTCTGTGTGCGTAATTGACTTTCCAGGTCTAAACAGAAATGAGCTACCATGAAGCTGATGTGCCCAGGGTTTCAGTGCGGTCCTCCATCCTCGGAGAGCGAGCCGCGAAATGGTACTGAAGCCCGTCCAGGGTCTGAATTCGCTCGGCCCCTCCTACAAGCTTTGTGGCCGGATGCTCGGGAGCCTCAGCCGAGTTTGGGGCCGTCCCTTCTGTTCTTCAGGTGTCTACTGTTGTGAGTGGATCGTCTCTCCACGTGTCTTTTATACGCGTCTGTTAGAGCGCACACTAGCTGCAGTGCCAGAACCTTCCAAATCTCAGTCGCTTAACagagagaagtttatttcttgctcactgCGTGGTGTGATGTGTTTGCGAGGCGAGTCTGGGCGGCTGCCCCAGAAGATGACTTGGGCCCTGGGCTAGGCCGACTTCTGACTCGGTCAGCtccttgccccccccccccccacttccaGCTGTGAGAGGAAGATTGAGTGGGACatttgggggtagggggaggcagCATATGCTACTTCCTCCCATATTCCAGTGGCCAGAACCCGGCCACATGGCCTAAAGTGACTGCAAGGGAGCTAGGGAAACGTAGTATGGTGTGAGGAGGACTCGTGAGCAGCCTGCAGATCCTGCTAGATAGACACGGGGGCCAATAGAgtatatgttgtatttttttttaaattgaggtcacaTGGTTCAGAAGATATAAATTTCCGGCGTACATcatatttcgacttctgtgtagactgcatcatgttcaccgccAAGTCTAGGTGCCATCCAACTCTGTACACACGCGCCCCTTTCCCCcgtcccctctggtgaccaccaatctgttctccagatctgtgtgtgtgtgttttatttttaaagattggacctgagctaacatctgttgccaatctttttcttcttcttcttcttcttctccccaaactccccggtacatagttgtattttctagctgcaggtccttccagttgtgctatgtgggacgccacctcagcatggctggatgagccgtgctaggtccgcgcccgggatccaaactggcggagctctgggccactgaagcagagtgcgcgaagtcaaccacttggccacaggccggccccatatgtgtttgtttatctttcacatatgagtggaatcatacagtaaatgtctttctccatctcacttatttcacttggcatattATCCTCGAGGTctatccacgttgtcacaaatggcaagatctcatttttttctaactgggtttattgtttgtttatctcacatcttctttatccattcatctgttgatggacacaggttgcttccaagtcttggctattgtgaacaatgctgcaatgaacatagggtgcatgtatctttttgaattagtgtttcagtgttctttggataaatccccagcAGTCAAATAGCTAGATCAGGTATTTTTGAtcttttgaggactctccatagtgttttccacagtggcaggAGCAGTGTGCTGGGGATcccgtttctccacatcctcaccgacacttactgtttcttgtctttttaataataaccattctgacgggtgtgtggtggcatctcactgtggtgtgatttgcatttccctataattagtgctgttgaacatcttttcatgtcatgTTGGCCAGctgtatgtctcctttggaaaaatgtgtgtttataTCCTCTGCGCATTTTTCGCTGaggtggtttttttgttgttaagttgtatgggttttttaatatattttggatattaacctcttatcagatatatgatttgcaaatatcatctCTCAACTGGtgtgttatgttttcattttctcgctgatttcttttgccttgcaggagctttttagtttgatgtaatttgtttattttttctttgtttcccatgcctgcagagacatattaaaaatgatgctgctaagaccaacaccaaagagcatgctgcctgtgttttcttctaggagttttatggtttcatgtcttacgttcaagtctttaatccattttgagttaatttttgtgtatggtataagaaaATGGCCTACTTTCAGTcgtttgcatgtggctgtccagttttcccaagactgtttattgaagagactttcctttgtatgttcttggctcctttgtcaaaaattcgctgtccatagatgtgtgggtttagttctgggctctcagttctgttccatggatatgtgtgtgtgtttttctgccagtacatgctgttttgattactatagctttgtgatatattttgaaatcaaggagtgtgatatttccagctttgttcttttttctcaggattgctctatttgtggtcttttgttgttccatataaattttaggatcctttcttctatttccatgaaaaatgtcgttggaattctgattggaattgcattgatgCTGtcgattgctttaggtagtatggacattttaactatgtgaattgttccaatccgtgagcatggaatatctttccatttctttgtgtcttcttctatttctctcaaccatgtcttatagttttcagcatgcttggtctttcacttccttggttaaatttattcctaggtactttattatttttgttgcaattgtaagtgggattgtattcttgagttctctttcggctagtttgttgttagtgtatagaaacacaactgattttcgtgaattgattttg is a genomic window of Equus asinus isolate D_3611 breed Donkey chromosome 21, EquAss-T2T_v2, whole genome shotgun sequence containing:
- the LOC139041460 gene encoding protein FAM246C-like; protein product: MLHPGGPIGSVCDPADGGGPWSRVRVSQEAAGASRPGSGGAVRGGGRSGPPGVAGGCGRCCRSATTPGPSLCADGARDARGLPRQTVVKSLTRARGAFQLVTEAGAAPAGDGAVRRQHRPRVFQEGGSSAASGLGRRARRRTRLPAAEPLWTRWLAPGAVRPSEPPAPPPPVAPPLRPRFKERLPSPLSPAAVRPCAPLLRC